From Microcystis aeruginosa NIES-2549, a single genomic window includes:
- a CDS encoding ISL3 family transposase, with product MPSNPQLKLMTELLHLEGVVVTNYQIITDIGIVLHLENMSRESQCIHCGSKTEKVHQNNELTIRDLPFGEQALYLRINRRQMRCEKCGKKFTEELNYLPKKRTYTDRFRKKIVAEVLNSDLKNTAERNGVSEQEIETMLKDLGEELITAKPQGLKKLGIDEIAMIKGKGNYYAVLVNIDTGKIIGLGEKRTEEALTEYLKHWGEEVLSQIEEVSIDLWIGYKNVAEKLMPQAQIVGDRFHVMKQVNNELDEARKEVKREAAKIKNKKNKENILAGIAKSKYALLKNEGDLVEKERKKLEEIYKVSPKLGEMHKLKEEFREVFEKNTEGNEGLFALSDWLKKAMAYFPKSCQTIRRWIDEITAYFDNRTTQGTVEGINNKLKVIKRRGYGFRNFKNFSLRCLLNWHFAS from the coding sequence ATGCCATCAAATCCACAATTAAAGTTAATGACCGAGCTACTTCACCTAGAAGGAGTTGTCGTTACCAATTATCAAATTATTACCGATATAGGAATTGTTTTACATTTAGAAAATATGTCAAGAGAAAGCCAGTGCATTCATTGTGGAAGTAAAACGGAAAAAGTTCATCAAAACAATGAATTAACAATCCGAGATTTACCCTTTGGAGAACAGGCATTATATCTGAGAATCAATCGTCGTCAGATGAGATGCGAGAAATGTGGGAAAAAATTCACAGAAGAACTAAATTATTTGCCGAAGAAAAGAACCTACACAGACAGATTTAGAAAAAAAATAGTGGCCGAAGTCCTGAATAGTGATCTCAAAAATACGGCAGAAAGAAATGGAGTAAGCGAACAAGAAATAGAGACGATGCTCAAAGACTTAGGAGAAGAGTTAATAACCGCAAAACCTCAAGGGCTAAAAAAACTAGGAATAGATGAAATAGCCATGATAAAGGGAAAAGGAAATTACTATGCTGTGTTAGTAAATATAGACACAGGAAAAATTATAGGCTTAGGGGAAAAAAGAACAGAAGAAGCATTAACAGAATACCTGAAACACTGGGGAGAAGAGGTTTTGAGCCAAATAGAGGAAGTAAGTATAGACCTGTGGATAGGGTATAAAAATGTGGCAGAAAAACTAATGCCTCAAGCTCAAATAGTAGGGGATAGATTCCATGTAATGAAACAAGTAAATAACGAGCTAGATGAAGCAAGAAAGGAGGTAAAAAGAGAGGCAGCTAAGATAAAAAACAAGAAAAATAAAGAAAATATCTTAGCAGGAATAGCCAAGAGCAAATATGCCTTATTAAAGAATGAAGGAGACTTAGTAGAGAAAGAAAGGAAAAAATTGGAAGAAATATATAAAGTGTCTCCAAAACTTGGGGAAATGCACAAATTAAAAGAGGAATTTAGAGAAGTATTTGAGAAAAATACGGAGGGGAATGAGGGATTATTTGCCTTGAGTGATTGGCTCAAAAAGGCGATGGCTTACTTTCCTAAAAGCTGCCAGACAATTCGGCGGTGGATTGACGAAATAACTGCCTATTTTGATAACCGAACAACCCAGGGAACAGTTGAAGGAATTAATAATAAACTGAAGGTGATTAAAAGGAGAGGCTATGGATTTAGAAACTTTAAAAACTTTAGTCTTAGATGTTTATTAAATTGGCATTTTGCTAGTTGA